The DNA segment CCGGAAAAACCACGAGGAGAAATACTATCGAGCACACCAGCAAAAATTGAAACATTGCCACCTCAATTATCTCCCTTCCTGTCGGGAGTTGGGAGAGAGATTTTTGACTTGTGTCAAGGGACTTTTTATCACCTACTTAGTAAGTTCAAAAGCACTCTAGCCACTTCTTTATTTCTCACCACAAGCCGCCCTAATGCCTCTTCCACACTTTGAAACACTGACCTGTGCCCATCCCGGAGTAACTCAACGAATGCCATTACCACCTTAATATCCGTCACCCCAAGCTGACCTAGTGCCGTTGCTGCCGCATTTTGCACCGACGGCTCATTATCTTTCAACAACCTCAAAAGTGCCTCTACTTCCTCGACACTGCCCACTCCGAGCTGGCCTAAGGCTAGCGCCGTTTTCCTACGCACTAACCAGGATTTATTGCGGAGAGTATCTATCAGTTTTAAACTGAATTTATTTTTTATTCGCTCACTGGCACTGAAAAAGCTTTGTAACACCACCTCTTTATAAGGGGTTTTTTCCTGTTTTTCTTCCTTTACAAACTCTATCATCCGATCAGCATGGTGATTGATTCGAAGTTCACCAAGCTTCGACCCGGCATATCTCAACCCTCGTGCCCGAACCCGCAGGTTTTTAAAGTCCAACGATTCCGGCAACTGTTCCAGAGCTTCATAAAATGAATCTGGATCGCTGGTCATCCCCAGGGCCATCGGAAAGACTTCCATCTCCGCCAGGGTTGGGTTAAAAAAGGCCCGGCACAACGCTTTTTTATCTCTGGCCAGGGCTTTTGCTCCCAGGTATTCGTGAATCGTCAAGTGGATAAAGGTATATCGCTCCAATCCGACTTCACGCAGCAGCGCCGTGTGGATAACATCTTCAGCCAAACTCATTGAATCAGTGGATTTGACATTCTTCGTCTGACAAAATCGAGCGGCGGTTTCTTTGATTTCATCTTCGGAGAAAACCAGCCAGTCATCTTTGTCCTGCCGGGTCCGGTCCAGGAGTCGTTCGGAAGCCAGAAACGCGAGAAATTCACGTTTGGTATCGTGGTCTTCGCTATCAGGGAATTGAAACCGTTGAATACTTTTTTCTTCGTCCGGCTTTCCAGCAAGCTGTTTGACAAGCTGGTCATAGAGTTTCAACGGTTCACCCGAAGCAATGCCGTGTTCCTGATATAGCCAGGCAATCACACCCAGCAAAAAAGGCACTCGCGCCAGGTCACGTAATTCAGTTTGTTGCTTCAACTCCTTTTCTAGCCCGGTCACGACATTTGGTTTGTCCTGGTAATAGTGTTTCAGGAAATTCGACATTTGCTGGTCTGTAAGCGGGCCGATTTCCATCTGTTCCAACCCGGCAAAGGCTGACGTCAGGGCATAAGGTCGGGTTGAGACAATCAGGCTGAGGTTGCGCGGTAACGAGGCCAGGAAATCCCGGATGGCTTCCTGAAGCAGATTTTTCTGATCCGAAATCTCATCGAGTCCATCGAGCAGAATGGTGACATTTCCTATCCTGAGTTGTTCTGAAAAATATTGCTTAAATCCTTCTGAGGGCTGGGTTTGGAAGCATCGTCCAGTAATGCTTTCAATCAGAATCTCAACGAGTGGTCGTTTGTCAATCAGGGCTCTGGCAACCGTTTTTAATTCAAGGAAGACTGGCAGGTGCTGCCCATGGTTGTGGGTCATCCAGGCCAGCCAGCGCATCAGGGTTGTTTTTCCACAACCGGGCGCACCGACAATCAACGCCCGAGTTCCAGGTTTAATCAACTGGTCTGGCTGGATGATTCGACGGATTTTCTGTGGCTCAAGCTCTGGTTGGTCGTCCTGAGATTTTGGCCTGTGTTTATCTTCATCACGTGGAAAAAGTGTGCGCTTTTTGCGGAGTTCGGCGTCCATTAAACTCCACAAGGCGTCTTTGTCGGTTGGGCGGCGATATTCCTCAAAGATCGTCAATTCGACAAAGATTTTTTCCAGGTCAAATTCCCGGCTGTTGCCAATGAGTTTGACTTTCCCCACTGTTGCCGCCAGCCAGGAACCGTAAACGGCAAGCGCCTGGTTCACCCCTTCTGAATCGCCATTCGAAGGGGTCAGGTAGGGCGGTTGAGGACCTCTTCAACCCCTCTGGCAAGGCGGTCCAACCCGCATCCAGTATATGACTTTGCCCAGTTCATCAGGTTATTGGTTCGTTGACCTTGTGGAGCATTGACTGAAGACATCTCACTCTGAGGAACGCCAATTTTGTGCACAACAGCGTTAAACTGATGCGAGGTCAATTCGTCGGCCAGCAAGGAAAAGAGTTCGCCTGGATCAGTGGAAACTTTTTTGTATGGAACAGGTTGCACCGGAATGGGAGTTGGCGGCTGGTGAGTTGAACCTGGAACTGAAAGAAACCGCTTTGGCAAATCCCATTCAAATTGTCCGACGGCTGGGGTTTCAAACCGGGCATCAGATGTCCATTTTGAAATCGTTGGTTCGTAGCGCCGCAAATACGCCAGTCCTTTTCCAGTATTAAAGTCAAGCCGGACAACATTATAGCCGTTGTACCACTGGCTTCCGCCGTAAGCCGAGCCGGCAGCAATTCCAGAGCACCGTTGTGGACCATTAACCCGCAATTCGAAATCGTGTTCGTGCAGGTGCCCGCTCAAGTGGAAATCGCATCGGCTGTTGATTTGCTGCTTGCACAGGCGTTCATCCCATTCCGGAAACCACGAAAACGGATGATGTGTCAGGGCAAAGATCAGGTCTTGGGCTGGCGTGCCATCTTTTTCGATTGAACCAAGCGCCGCCTGCACCTGTTCGTACCCAAGCAACAACTTCCCTTTGGTCTCACTTGCCCGTGACAGCCAGGCACTGTTCAGACCGACAATCCAGAATCGTTCGAATGGAAAACCGGAAACCGAAAACCCGCGTGTGTACCAGCCGGGCAGGCCATCTGGCGTGCAATACCCATAGCACGTTTTGACGAATTCAACATACGCCTCGTATTTGCCCAAAATAGCGTCACGGTCATGCTCATATTCATCGCTGGTCAGAAACTTGAGAATCTGATCTTCATTGTCTGCGCCAGCCGCATCGGCAACCAGTTCCTCCTGGAATTTCTTCAGAGCTACACTTTTTGGAACAGTCCGGTCAACATCGTGGTTGCCAGGAATCACGAAAATCTGTTCGGGTCGAATACCGGCAGCTCGCTGTAATTCTTCAAGGAAGCTTTTAGCGTCCATATACTCGACGTCCGTGCCGCTCCAGGCAATGTCACCTGTTACAAACACAAAGTCGAAAGCCAGATTTTCTTTCTCACGAAGCGCCTTCACGTCAGTCAGCAACCGGTTGAGCACAGCCCGTTGTTCGTGATGCCGCTTTTCACCAAAATGGATATCTGAAAGGTGTAACCAGGTCAAAACTCCTGATTGGTGTGGAGTAAACAGATTGACCATATATTTTTTCCTTATGCCGGAAGAGTAAAAAGATGATCTGTGGCAGATTACCAAAAAGTGAAATGATTCTTGAAGCGGAAAATGTGGTTATACCAGTCAGTAGTCAGTAGTCAGTAGTCAGTAGTTCACTAAGCTCTGTTGATTGAATTACTTGACTGTTTCCTCATACAAGGGGTCCATTGCACAATAGTATTATCCGAAAGGCTATAGATGCCGATTTTGAACTTACAACCCTGACCAAATTTCTCAAGTTTCTCCGTTGTGATTGGCAAAAGATCCATATTCTGTGCTGATTGAACCATTCGGAGGCTACCGTCCATGAAATCGTCCTGGTCAACTCTATTTCAAGGCTTGATGACACTGACCCTTATTTGTAGTTGTTCCCAACTCTCGTTTGCCTTTTTTCAAATTCCATTTCCAACCCCCAAACGGCCACAATCCTCTCCCAACACTTCAAATACACGACCGGCACCGCCCTCTCAAATGCCCTCGCGACCGGATCGTACAACGACAACTCCAGGTCCTGGAAATTCAATCCCTCCGCAACCCGCTCCAATGGGTCCCACGTTGTTGAAAATGTCACTCGACGTCCGGGCTGACATGATGTCCCGGTACTGGAAATTGCCCAACGAATCGTTTTATTCAAGCTGGGTGCCGCAACTCAAATTCCAGGTGTTGTTTGTTGGTTCGCCCAATCCCCAATACACAGTTGAGTTTACTGGCAAAGACGGAAAGCCCTGGTTTACTGAAGATTGCAAAACCAACCGTTCGGGCCAAACCGTGCTGGATGTGTGGACTCCAGGCGCCAAACAGCCTTCGGATGAGCGTTCAACTATTGATACCGGCAGCTACGGATTTACCATCAAGCACAAGGATTCGGGCGAAACGATCTATCAGGGAAAGTACAAAGTAACCAAATTTCATTACGGTCCAGGCATTCCAATGTATAAAAACCAGCATGCCTACGTGGTTGACAATGACTGGAATTTGCCAATTGGCTATCTCTGGCTGGATGCCACCGGGAATGACCGGTACGCGCCGAAGTTAAAATTTGCCACCTGGTTCCGTGGTGAAGCCCGAGCCGATAATGTCGAAGGCAAGTTGTTTTATAATGGTCAGGAAATTGCCACGACAAAAAACAAAGGCGAATCCCTCTCAAAGGTTGCGCGCTTCAGCACACTCGAAGATAAACCCAATACGCGCTATGAACGGTGGGAATTATGCTGGTATCTGGTGCTTGGATACCAGGATGCCAAAAGTGGATTCAAATATCCGGGTGCTCACATCCTCGATAAGAACCCAGGCAGCTATGAAGTCAAAGTTTTACGGGATGGGGTCATTGTTCGGGAAATGCAGTTCACCGTTGGGGCTGATGGAAAAATCGTTGATACCGGGTTGGCCAAACAAAACAACCTGGGCGATGACCGGATGATTTTCCCGCTCAAAGTTCTGGGAACGCTCGACGGCAACTGGAATCAGGCTTCCTGGCAAGCCGATGCCTTTTATGGCAACCCGGTGGCAGGTCTTTCGAAATAGGGTTTGGGGTTTGGGGCTCGGGCGGGTTGAGAAGGACGAAAAGGATATAAATTCGAAGACCCCGAAGTGCGGAACCCCAAATTTTCGCCACAACAAAAAACGATCAAAATCGAAAGTCCCAAGCCCCAAGCCCCAAGCCCTAAGTACTCTGTCGTAAGTTTCCTGAGATATTGAATTTGGTAAGTGTTTGATTCTTTTCGTGTTTTTCGTGTTTTTCGTGGTTAAAATGTCTTGGAATTTTCGGTAAAGTACTTATAATTTGCCCCAGGCCCCCGACTGGATAAAACTGGCCCAATAAAACGGATGCCGCCGTTTCGGATCCTTGAGCATGCGCAGTTGCACGTGCCGGAGCGCTTCAGACCGGCCTTCTCCGGCTTTGAGTCGAGTGTAAAAATCAATCATCAATTCCCGAGTTGCTTTGTCTGATACCGACCAGAGACTCATCATCTGACTTTCCGAACCAGCCAGGACCAGGGCCCGGCGCAGGCCATACACGCCTTCACCGTTTTTGACATCACCCACGCCAGTATCACAGGCTGAAAGCACAACCAGTTGAGTGCCCCACAAGTCGAGTTGTGACGCTTCAAGCGCGGTCATGATACCGTCGTTATCTTCTTTCCCACCTTGATTGGCACCCGCAAAGAAGAGCCAGGAGCGTAACAACGGATTTTTTTCTTTGATTTTCTCCGCATTGCCAGATTGCGGTTCCTCTTCGCGTTCGAGCCTGCGTGTGGTCTCAGTCAGTTTTGCTTGAGGGTCGTTTTGCAGAAAATAACCGTGGGTTGCAATGTGAAGAATCTGAGGTTTGACCGCAGATTTGAGTACCGCTTCAGTGGCTTCAGTTTCCAGCTTTAACCGGGCTTCGGGAAAGATGGCTTTGAGTTGATTTCCTTCCTGATGCGTTCCTTTCAGACGGGAAAGTGGCTGGAAAGATTGCCCAAACAGATTTGGTCCGGGGCCCTCCATATAATTGGGGTCAGCCAGAACCAGCGGCGGATCCTGACTGGTTATTTTGGCCTGCAATCGGAGCAAATCGCGGCCACTGGTGAGGTAGGTCACCGTGTACTTTTCAACCAGGTAGTGATTGGTTTCATCCATCAGGGCGGAAAATGGAATCAAATTGAGCGCCCCGTCTGGTGAGATGAGCAAATGAGTAGCTTTTCCAATCAGTTCACGAACTGGTTTCATCACCAACTGATCCAGCTTGTGGGCGGTACGTTTCAACGAATTTGACGGAACTCCTTGTGTTCCAGATGACAACTTGAGGGTGCGGGGTGAGACTTCTGGATTTGCCAGCAACTGCCTGAAGTCCTGAACTACGTGCTCAATCCGGTCTGCTTCGCCCAAATCAACCCATTTGATACTGCCGCTCCCGGTCATCAGGTACACAATATAGTGAGGTGCGCCTGAATCCTGTGTTTTCACATTGTACGGGTGGTAAATCGCAAACTCGACCAGTGCCGCATTGGCGGGGATCAGTTTCTGGATGGCTTCGAGGGTAATGGGCTGGGTCTGGACTCGATATTCAACACTCCGGGCACTGATTTTGGCTTCGACGGCGTCTTCCTGAGTTTCCAGCGCTTTGACTCTGGCCTGATACACGTCAAGGGTATCTTTTTCCGGTCCCTTGAGGGTCAGGTTTGACAGTTGTTTTTTTACCAGGGTCAGTTCATTGAGCAATGTTTGATCTTCAGGCGTAGCCCGGCGCCTGAGGCTTTCAATCCCGGACGCCATCGCATCCAGTTCCCGGCCTTTGCGGCGCAAAACCACCGTGAACGCCGTTTGCAGGGCGTCTACATTTTGGGGCGCGCCCTGAGTCTGCAAAGAAATGGTTTGATCGGTGTAGTATCCCGTTTGCTCCAGATACAGCCCTTTTTGGTTTTCAGAACCAGTCACCAGATTGCGACACAGGTCACGTTCGATCACTTCGTTGGTCTGTATCTGATAGCGGATCGCCTGAGGCAGCTCACCTTTGGCCCAGTATAACTTGGCCAGATGGTTTAAGACATTTGCCACATCTGGATGGTCAGGCCCAAGCTTTTTCTCCCGGATGGCCAGTGCTCGCAGGTAGAGCGGCTCGGCTTTGGCATAGTCTCCCTGGAGCTGGTAAATCCGACCCAGGTTGTTGAGCCGGGTGGCCACGGATGGATGGTCAGGACCAACGGTCTTCTCTTTGACGGCCAGCGATTGTTTAAAAAGGGTTTCGGCCCGAGCGTAGTCAGCCCGGTTATAGTAGACCCAGGCGAGATTGTTGATTGTTCGGGCCGTCGTTGGATGTTCAGAGCCAAACGCCTTTTCCTGGATCGCCAGCGCCTTGAGCAACAGCCCTTCAGCCTGAGCCAGGTCGCCTTCGTCCAAATAGATCAGCGCCAGATTGTTCATGGTCGTGGCTGCCGACGGTGCGTTCAGACCAGATGTTTTTTCATCAATGGCCAGAGCCCGCAGGTACAGCGGCGTTGCCTTTGCATAATCGCCCTTGTCATAGTAGAGCAAGGCCAGATCATTCAGGCTTGTGCCAACCAATGGATGGTCAGGCCCCAGTGCTTTTTCTTTGATGGCCAGGGCGCGCAGATAGAGCACCTCTGACTGTGCATAGTCACCTTTGTCACAATACAGCGAGGCCAGTTCACTGAGCGCGGAGCCGACCAATGGATCATCTGGGTCCGTTGTTTTCTCGGCAATGGCCAGTACCCGCTGGAAAAGCGGTTCCGCTTTGTCATGGTTGCCTTGTGCCTGGTAGAGCCTGGCCAGGTTGTTGAGCCGGGTGGCGACTGATGGATGATTGGGCCCCAGTGCTTTTTCTTTGATGGCGAGAGACCGCAGATACAACGCCTCAGCTTTGGCATACTCGCCTGTGTCCTGATACAGCCTGGCCAGGTTGTTGAGCGTGGTGGCTACCGATGGGTGGTCTGGACCAAGCGCTTTTTCCTGAATGGCAATCGCCCGCACAAAGAACGGCTCGGCTTTGGCGTACTCACCCTTTTCCTGAAGGAGCAGGGCCAGGTCGTGGAGTGTATCAGCCAGAACCAGATCCTCTGGACCAAAAATCCGTTCGGCGACCTCCACTGCCTGAAATGCAAGTGGGAGGGCTTCATTCAAGTTTCCTTTGTTTTGCAGGTCCGTAATCTGGGTGGTGAGCCGGTTGAATTCAATTCTTGCCTTGTCCTGGTCAGTCGCTGGCCGGGTTGGCTCCAGCTTCAACTCATATTTTCCCGGCTGACCGGTTGGCTCCAGAGATTGTACTTCGAGGGTGTATTGACCGGTTTGCTCAACGACATAGAGGACCGGTTCTGGCCCCTCAGTCCCATTGGGGCTATCCACTTCCTCGACAACTTTTCCATCGGGCCCTATCAACCGGACAATCACATCAATCCCGTGTTGCTCCACGACCAGATTGAAAAAATCTCTGGCGGTCAGTGTCAGATGGTAGGTATGACGCTCACCTGTGTTTAAGGATTGAGGCGATATCGGCAATGGAGATGGGCTGGCCTGAGCGGTTTGTGATGTGCCTGCTGTCGGCGTGGATTTTGATTCTTGCGCGGTGACGATCTTAATCAAACTATCGGCCAGAACTGAATTTCCGGTCACTGGCGGCAGGTTGAATCTCACTTCGAAGCTGATCGAAAGTGCCATTCCGATTCCAAATAGAACGCCGACCCCGGCTCCAACCAACCGGTTGGAACGCATCAGTGTGCCTGGTTTCATAAAAGTGAGCCTTTAGTGTCGGGATTGAATATTTGAGGGAAAAAGGGGCCATCAGTTTTCCATCATACATGAAGATCAGGTCCGGTTATATAGATTTTCAGAATAAGAAACCACGGAAACCACGGAATACACGGAAAATAAATCCAAATCTTTCAATGATTTCTGAAATTCCATCGAAATATGAACAAAGGAAATATTTATCTGAAAGGCTATAGTCCCTGACGTTCCTTTATCCTTTACCAAAGCCGAACAACGGGATAGGTATCAAAAACAGCGTCAGCACTCACAATGGGGATGCCTTCAGCTATGCTTTGGGCAATGAGTAGCCGGTCAAACGGGTCCTTATGGTGAAATGGCAAGCTCGTTAAAACTGAGGTATGAACGGGAGCAATCGGCAAAATAATCAATCCATTTCCAATAATCGCCCGCTTCATAAAATCAGCATAGGGTTCAGTCAATAAATACTTTCCAATGCTTATTTTAATAGCCAGTTCCCAGTAAGAAGCTGGACTGATTAGCTTTTCGTTTGTGGGATCAGAAATCAGTGCTCTGGCTTTGTCACTCAATTGTAAATCACCAAGGACAAACCATAACCAGGCGTGGGTATCAAGGAGAATTTTCATGGCATATAGTCGTTGAAATCTTCCAGGTGTGAATCGTCCTCGGACACAATGATAAGTTTCCCTTTGCAACTTCCAAAGACTGGTTGTGGCTTCTCTTCGGAAATTAACTGTAAATGAGCAATTGCCCGCTCATTTTGGAGAATGACCAGA comes from the Acidobacteriota bacterium genome and includes:
- a CDS encoding type II toxin-antitoxin system VapC family toxin; this translates as MKILLDTHAWLWFVLGDLQLSDKARALISDPTNEKLISPASYWELAIKISIGKYLLTEPYADFMKRAIIGNGLIILPIAPVHTSVLTSLPFHHKDPFDRLLIAQSIAEGIPIVSADAVFDTYPVVRLW
- a CDS encoding metallophosphoesterase, whose product is MVNLFTPHQSGVLTWLHLSDIHFGEKRHHEQRAVLNRLLTDVKALREKENLAFDFVFVTGDIAWSGTDVEYMDAKSFLEELQRAAGIRPEQIFVIPGNHDVDRTVPKSVALKKFQEELVADAAGADNEDQILKFLTSDEYEHDRDAILGKYEAYVEFVKTCYGYCTPDGLPGWYTRGFSVSGFPFERFWIVGLNSAWLSRASETKGKLLLGYEQVQAALGSIEKDGTPAQDLIFALTHHPFSWFPEWDERLCKQQINSRCDFHLSGHLHEHDFELRVNGPQRCSGIAAGSAYGGSQWYNGYNVVRLDFNTGKGLAYLRRYEPTISKWTSDARFETPAVGQFEWDLPKRFLSVPGSTHQPPTPIPVQPVPYKKVSTDPGELFSLLADELTSHQFNAVVHKIGVPQSEMSSVNAPQGQRTNNLMNWAKSYTGCGLDRLARGVEEVLNRPT
- a CDS encoding NACHT domain-containing protein — translated: MNQALAVYGSWLAATVGKVKLIGNSREFDLEKIFVELTIFEEYRRPTDKDALWSLMDAELRKKRTLFPRDEDKHRPKSQDDQPELEPQKIRRIIQPDQLIKPGTRALIVGAPGCGKTTLMRWLAWMTHNHGQHLPVFLELKTVARALIDKRPLVEILIESITGRCFQTQPSEGFKQYFSEQLRIGNVTILLDGLDEISDQKNLLQEAIRDFLASLPRNLSLIVSTRPYALTSAFAGLEQMEIGPLTDQQMSNFLKHYYQDKPNVVTGLEKELKQQTELRDLARVPFLLGVIAWLYQEHGIASGEPLKLYDQLVKQLAGKPDEEKSIQRFQFPDSEDHDTKREFLAFLASERLLDRTRQDKDDWLVFSEDEIKETAARFCQTKNVKSTDSMSLAEDVIHTALLREVGLERYTFIHLTIHEYLGAKALARDKKALCRAFFNPTLAEMEVFPMALGMTSDPDSFYEALEQLPESLDFKNLRVRARGLRYAGSKLGELRINHHADRMIEFVKEEKQEKTPYKEVVLQSFFSASERIKNKFSLKLIDTLRNKSWLVRRKTALALGQLGVGSVEEVEALLRLLKDNEPSVQNAAATALGQLGVTDIKVVMAFVELLRDGHRSVFQSVEEALGRLVVRNKEVARVLLNLLSR
- a CDS encoding CHAT domain-containing protein, translated to MKPGTLMRSNRLVGAGVGVLFGIGMALSISFEVRFNLPPVTGNSVLADSLIKIVTAQESKSTPTAGTSQTAQASPSPLPISPQSLNTGERHTYHLTLTARDFFNLVVEQHGIDVIVRLIGPDGKVVEEVDSPNGTEGPEPVLYVVEQTGQYTLEVQSLEPTGQPGKYELKLEPTRPATDQDKARIEFNRLTTQITDLQNKGNLNEALPLAFQAVEVAERIFGPEDLVLADTLHDLALLLQEKGEYAKAEPFFVRAIAIQEKALGPDHPSVATTLNNLARLYQDTGEYAKAEALYLRSLAIKEKALGPNHPSVATRLNNLARLYQAQGNHDKAEPLFQRVLAIAEKTTDPDDPLVGSALSELASLYCDKGDYAQSEVLYLRALAIKEKALGPDHPLVGTSLNDLALLYYDKGDYAKATPLYLRALAIDEKTSGLNAPSAATTMNNLALIYLDEGDLAQAEGLLLKALAIQEKAFGSEHPTTARTINNLAWVYYNRADYARAETLFKQSLAVKEKTVGPDHPSVATRLNNLGRIYQLQGDYAKAEPLYLRALAIREKKLGPDHPDVANVLNHLAKLYWAKGELPQAIRYQIQTNEVIERDLCRNLVTGSENQKGLYLEQTGYYTDQTISLQTQGAPQNVDALQTAFTVVLRRKGRELDAMASGIESLRRRATPEDQTLLNELTLVKKQLSNLTLKGPEKDTLDVYQARVKALETQEDAVEAKISARSVEYRVQTQPITLEAIQKLIPANAALVEFAIYHPYNVKTQDSGAPHYIVYLMTGSGSIKWVDLGEADRIEHVVQDFRQLLANPEVSPRTLKLSSGTQGVPSNSLKRTAHKLDQLVMKPVRELIGKATHLLISPDGALNLIPFSALMDETNHYLVEKYTVTYLTSGRDLLRLQAKITSQDPPLVLADPNYMEGPGPNLFGQSFQPLSRLKGTHQEGNQLKAIFPEARLKLETEATEAVLKSAVKPQILHIATHGYFLQNDPQAKLTETTRRLEREEEPQSGNAEKIKEKNPLLRSWLFFAGANQGGKEDNDGIMTALEASQLDLWGTQLVVLSACDTGVGDVKNGEGVYGLRRALVLAGSESQMMSLWSVSDKATRELMIDFYTRLKAGEGRSEALRHVQLRMLKDPKRRHPFYWASFIQSGAWGKL